The nucleotide sequence ACCGGTTCACTAAGCCCGACTTTCGTCCCTGCTCGACCTGTCTGTCTTGCAGTCAAGCCACCTTGTACCTTTGCGCTCTGCAGACGATTTCCAACCGTCTTGAGGTGACCTTTGGGCGCCTCCGTTACCTTTTGGGAGGCGACCGCCCCAGTCAAACTCCCCGCCAAACACTGTTCCGGTTGTGGGATCAACCGGTTAGACAGCCAAACGTTCCAGGGTGGTATTTCACCGGTGCCTCCACCCAGCCCGAAAGCCAGGTTTCGCAGGCTCCCACCTATGCTACGCAGGAGCGTTCGGATATCAATGTCAGACTAGAGTAAAGCTCCACGGGGTCTTTTCGTCCTGCTACGGGTAGGCCGCATCTTTACAGCCAATTCAATTTCACCGAGTCCCTCGTTGAGACAGCGCCCAGATCGTTACGCCTTTCGTGCAGGTCGGAACTTACCCGACAAGGAATTTCGCTACCTTAGGACCGTTATAGTTACGGCCGCCGTTCACCGGGGCTTGGGTTCGCAGCTTGCACCGCTCCCTTTGACCTTCCGGCACCGGGCAGGCGTCACACCCTATACGTCCACTATCCGTGTTGGCAGAGTGCTGTGGTTTTGGTAAACAGTCGCCTGGGCCTATTCACTGCGCCCCACCGGATGGTGGGGACCCCTTCTTCCGAAGTTACGGGGTGAGATTGCAAAGTTCCTTAACGAGGGTTCTCTCGCGCGCCTTGGTGCATTCACACCCGGACACCTGTGTCGGTTTGCGGTACGGGCAACAGCACTTCACCGTTTAGAAGCTTTTCTTGGCACCCTCGCGTCACCAGCTTCGCCCCCGAGGGGGCTCCCGATGCAACTCAGCCTGCTGTTCGGTAGATTTTCTGACCCGAACGGCCTTGCGGCACCAACCGGCATTGCCATAGCTCGGCTCTGGTTAGCGTAATGCGTCCCTCCATCACTCCATGCTGCTGGTGCAGGAATCTTGACCTGCTGTCCATCGGCTACGCCTTTCGGCCTCACCTTAGGTCCCGACTTTCCCTGGGCGGACGACCCTTCCCCAGGAACCCTGGTCCTTACGGCGAAGGAGATTCTCACTCCTTTTATCGTTACTCATGCCGGCATCCGCACTTCTACCGCCTCCACCGTTCCTTGCGGTACGGCTTCTCTGGGGGTAGAACGCTCCCCTACCATGCGCATGGTCCTTGGACCATGCGCATCCGCAGCTTCGGTACATCACTTGAGCCCCGATCATTTTCGGCGCACCGTCACTCGACCAGTGAGCTATTACGCACTCTTTGAAGGGTGGCTGCTTCTAAGCCAACCTCCTGGCTGTCTGGGCAACGGCACATCCTTAACCACTGAGTGATGATTTAGGGACCTTAGCTGGCGGTCTGGGTTGTTTCCCTTTTGGCGACGAAAGTTAGCTCTCGTGGCCTCACTCCCGGACCGAGTCCACGTCGCTTCGGAGTTTGATAAGGGTTGGTAGGCTGGTAGGCCCCCGAGCCTTGTCAGTGCTCTACACGGCGTGGCTGTCATCCGAGGCTGTACCTCAATACATTTCGGGGAGAACTAGCTATCTCCAGGTTCGGTTAGCTTTTCACTCCTACACACAACTCATCCGAGACTGTTTCAGCAGGCACCGGTTCGGTCCTCCGCCCCCTGTCACGGGGGTTTCAACCTGGTCATGCGTAGCTCACCTGGTTTCGAGTCTAGCCCACGCAACTGACTGGGCCGCAAGCGGCCCATCTTCGCCCTGTTCGGACTCGCTTTCGCTCCGCCTCCGTCTCTCGACTTAAGCTTGCTGCGTAGGTCTAAGTCGCCGGCTCATGCTTCAATAGGCACGCCATCACTCGCATAAGGAGCGATGACTGCTTGTAAGTCCACGGGTTCAGGTTCTCTTTCACTCCCCTTCCGGGGTTCTTTTCACCGTTCCCTCACGGTACTCTGCGCTATCGGTCACTGGGAGTATGTAGCCTTGCGCGGTGGTCCGCGCGGATTCAGTCATCGTTCCACGAACAACGACCTACTCAGGTGCCAGTCCAGCCCGCCGGTCTTTTCCCTACGGGACGTTCGCCCTCTGTGGTTCCGCCATTCCAACGGATTCGGGTAGACCTGCTGAGGCTGTGGTGACTGGTCCTACAACCCCAAGAAGCAAGCTTCTTGGTTTGGGCTGTTCCCTCTTCGCTCGCCGCTACTAGGGGAATCGATGTCTCTTTCTCTTCCTCCAGGTACTGAGATGTTTCAGTTCCCTGGGTTCCCTCTCCTTGCGGAGTCCCTCTTGCGAGGGGGGTTTCCCCATTCGGACACCCCTGAGTCAACGCGTATCTCCAGCTCGTCAGGGCTTTTCGCAGGTCATCGCGTCCTTCATCGGCTCCAGTGCCAGGGCATCCACCGTGGACCCTTGTTCTCTTGACCATCGGCTTGCGTCAGGCTTCCACAGGAAGCCTGCTTTCTTCCGTATGTGCTCTTCTCGCACGTCCTTCGCTTGTCATGCTGCTCGCCTCAACCGAGGCTCAGAAAAGATACTCCCCCAACCCTCACCTGTCAACCCCTTCTGGCCTTTCTTGTTCAGGTCGCCTGAAGGTTCGCGTGGTACCCTCGCCTCATGCAGGTCAACGTGGTGTTCTTCGCGCGTCTGAGGCGCGAATCCGGGCTAGAGACGGCCTCGCTGAACATGCCCGAGGGAAGCACTGTGCGGGAGCTCGCGGCCCAGGTCGAACAGACGTATGGCCTGAGCCTGCGCGGCTGTATGGTGGCGGTCAACGAAACCTATGCCGCGCCCGACCAGGTGCTTCAGCGGGGAGACGAGGTGGCCTTTTTGCCGCCGGTCGCTGGTGGCGTGGATGAGGACACGCGGTGTGTTGTCCTGACCTCTCCTCTGCTGCTGGCAGAGGCGAGTACTTTTCTGGTGCGTCCGGAGTACGGCGCGCAGGCCTATTTCGTAGGAACAGTTCGTTCACCCAACGGGGGCAAACAAGTCGAGTTCATCGAGTACGAAGGCTTTGTACCGATGGCCGAGAAGGTGATGCGCGGCGCCGCAGCGCAGGCCCGCGAGCAGCATGGAGAATTGCGCGTGGTGATTGAGCACCGGGTAGGACGCCTGCTGCCGGGCGAGGCCAGCATTCTGATCGGGGTGGCCAGCCCGCACCGCCGCGCTGCGCTTGAAGCGTGCGACTTCCTGATCGAGTACCTCAAGGTTCATCTGCCCATCTGGAAGCACGAGGCCGACGAGGACGGTACGCACTGGGTGGAGGGACAGACCGGGCACCCTACCCTTTGAACCCGCCGGAAGTCAGGGCCTTTGGGGATTCTTGCGGGCCTGCGCCTCGAAATGCAGGTAATAGCGGCTGGCCAAAACGGCCATCAACAGCACGGTTATGCCCAGCGCGAGCAGTTGGATCCAGTTCGCCTGGCCGGTGAGCAAACCATTGAAGACGGCGTGCAGGGTAATGCTTAACAGCAGCCCCCGCGAACGCCACCAGCGTCCCCCCCGCAGGTACCGCCCACCCAGGGCATACCCCTGCGGAGCACTGAAAAGAGCGTGGGCCAGCGTCGTCAGGAGCGCGTGCCAGGCGGCGGCGGATGTTCCGAAGCTCACGGTATAGGTGATGTTCTCCAGCAGGGCAAAGCCTAGGGCCGCAGTGACGGCATAGACCAGGCCGTCCATAGGCTCATCAAAGGCACGCTCGCTGGTCGCCGTGCTGGCTGCCAAAAACTTGCTGCTCTCCTCTATCACCGCGGAGAGCAGGAGCACAAGCAGCACCGGCAAGCCCAGGCGCTCGAAACTTCCCTCGAAAGCGGCTGAAACGGCCCAGGCCACCAAGCCCCAGCCAAAGGTGCGAGCCAGCAGCCAAGCAGGTTCGGGATGGCGATCACGCCGCACGAAAACCCACAACCAGCCGAACGTGAGCAGGACAGAGAGCGCGAGAGGAAGGGCGAGCAGCAAGACGGGACCTAGGTACGGGCGCGCCGAGTGGTGGCCAGCTGCATGGGTTGGTGCGCCAAATGGGTCAGGGCCAAGGCCAGCGCATCAGCAGCGTGGTTGTTGAAGAGTTCGCGAATGCCGAGGCTGGCTTTGACCATGTAGATGATCTGTTCCTTCTCGGCGCGGCCGGTGCCAACCAACGCCTGCTTGACCTGCATCGGGCCATAGGCATGAAGAGGAACACCGGCCTGCGCACAGGCAAGCTGCACCACGCCAAACGCCTGCCCGACCTTAAACGCCACGTCCGCCTGCCGCCGTAGAATCTGGTCCTCGATGGCCACGGCGTCGGGACGGTATTCGGTCAGCAGCCGCGTCACCTCCTCGTGCAGGTACTGGAGGCGGCGCGGCATCAGCCAGGCACTCTCGGTGGTGACGCAGACATGGTAGAGATGCTTGGCTTTGCGAACGTCGCCCTCCACCAGGCCCAGGCCCAGGTTCGCCAGTCCGGGATCTACGCCAAGCACGATCATGCGGGCAGCATAGAGCAGCGCAAGAAGGCTCGGACACCGAAAAAACCACCCGCTGCGCAAGCCGGGCGGTTGGAAGAGAACAAGCGCCTAGCGGCTGCCACAGCCGCCGCTGCCCTCACCGTCCGGGGCCTGAGCGCCGTCCGTGCGGAAGGAATGGCCGCAGCCGCAGGAGCTGGTGGCATTGGGGTTATGGACGGTGAAGCCGCCGCCCATCATGTTCTCGACGAAGTCCACCTCGCTTCCGCGCAAAAGGGGGAGGCTCATTCGGTCAACCAGCAGCTTGACGCCCCGGTCAACGACGATGGTGTCGCCCTCCAGTTCGCGGTCGTCGATCGCCATACCGTACTGATAGCCGCTGCAACCACCACTTTTGATAAAGACGCGCACACCCGCATTCTCCTTACCACTCTGGGCCAGGATCGCCAGCGCCTTTTGCGCACCGAACTCACTGATGCTGATTTCCTTGGCAGGCACTTCGCCACGGGATTCGGGAAGAGAGGTCACCGTCATGCGTGAAGCGTAACACCATTGGAGAAAGAAAACTGTGCGCGACCAGCAAAGTGGAGGCCATCGTCCCAGCACACCGCAGGTTTGCAGGGCTTACATTCCTTGAGCGCGCTAGTGTTAAGATGACACCATGACCAATCCCTACGCCGAGTGGTTTGAGCAGGTCCGCGCGGAGTATGGCGAGCAGTTGGGGGCGATGCCCCTTCCAGAAGGCCTGCCGGAACACCTACACACCCTCATTCAACAGGGGGATGAGGAAGCCATTCAGTTCATGATCAAGCTTGCTTGGCAGTTTGGTGCTCAAGTCGGTTACGCCGCCGGGGCAAAGCAGGGCGCGGTCACTCGCACGCCTTCCCGCCCCAGCCGCGTTCAGGCCTAGAGTCCCCCTTCTCGCTAGGCCACGGCCGCCACACCGCCCCATCCTGCCCTTCCTACCCGGCATGATGGGGCCATGTCCTTGCCATCCTCTACGGCACCGACTCGCCCTCTCGTGCTTCAGCCCCGGTTCTCCCAGCGGGTGTGGGGCGGAACGCGGCTGCTGCCCGAATCGCCCACGCCCATCGGTGAAGCCTGGGTCGTGTACGAGGAGAACCAGGTTCAGTTCGGCCCACACGCCGGGTACACGCTGGGGGAACTCAGCGCTGCCCATCCCCGCGAACTTCTGGGCAGGCGGGCGCAGGGCACGCGTTTTCCCCTGTTGATCAAGCTGCTGGACTGTGCCGAGTGGTTGAGTGTCCAGGTTCACCCTGACGACGCCCAGGCCCAGCGGCTCGCAGGCGAGGGGCAGCTCGGCAAGACAGAAGCGTGGCACATCCTGGAAGCCGTTCCGGGCGCCGAACTCATCGCAGGAGTTCGGCCGGGAACGGACGCCAAGGCCCTGCGCACGGCGATCCTCGCGGGCCGGATTATGGACTACGCCGAGCGGCACACCGTACAGGCAGGAGACACGGTCTTGATGCCGGCCGGAACGCTGCACGCCCTCGGACCTGGCCTGCTGCTGTACGAGGTGCAGCAAACCAGCGACCTCACCTACCGGGTCTATGATTGGGACCGTCCCGCCAGCGCTGGGCGCGCACTCCACCTCCCCGAGAGCGCCGAAGTCACGACCACGACCCGGGTTGCGCCCCAGCCCAGCACCCCGGGCCAGCCGGGGGAAGTGCAGGAACTCACACGCTGCCCCTACTTCGTGCTGGAACGGCTGGTTGGTGAAGGCACAGCCCTTCAAGCAGACACGCTGGGCGAAAGCTTCCACGCCCTCACCGTCACTGCGGGTGAACTTCACCTCACAGCCGGGGGCGAGACACTCAAGCTGGGACCACTCGAATCGGTGGTGGTTCCTGCGGCCGCCGGAACGTACAGCCTGACAGGCACGTTCCAGGCACTGCGTTCACGGCTGCCCTAGGTCTGGTCAGTGCCCCTTGGCACGCGGCCTCGCCCAGCAGCCCAGGCTCTCCTCACCGGGCACCAGCCCCAGCGCCGCCAATTCGACCAACACCGCCCGAGCAAAGATCCTCAGGCTCTCGGCATCGGCCTCTTCGACGGTCAGAGCGTCAAGACCGAGGTTCCGGGCCTGCTGAGCGAGAGAACGCGCAAAAGTCTCGTTCATGCTGCCAGCATAGAAAACCGCCCCGGCGAGGCACCGGGGCAGGGGCAAGGCCGCGAAGTCTCAGTCGTCGGCGTGGGAAAAGGCCGCACGGTCGCGGGCGTCAGCTTCGCGCAGGGCGCGGATGCCGCGCACAATCGCCAGCGTGAGGAAGTAGGCCAGGGCGGGCACCAGGAAGGTGGCGATCCACAACACCGTATTGGCGTTTCCAGTGGTGAGGATGCCCGAGCTGATCAGCTCCGGCTTGTAGCCTGCCACCGACCACACCACCAGAAGGGTCATAAAGGCCACGCCAGCCGCGAGGCGAACAGGGTGGTTGGTGGGGTTTTCGGCGTAGTACATGTTGTCGCGGCTCCGGTCCAACATCGGCACCGCAAACATCAGCAGGAGGACAAGGGTGGGCAACACAATCGCGCCCACAAACTCCGAACCGATCACGCCGCC is from Deinococcus sp. YIM 77859 and encodes:
- a CDS encoding iron-sulfur cluster assembly accessory protein, whose protein sequence is MTVTSLPESRGEVPAKEISISEFGAQKALAILAQSGKENAGVRVFIKSGGCSGYQYGMAIDDRELEGDTIVVDRGVKLLVDRMSLPLLRGSEVDFVENMMGGGFTVHNPNATSSCGCGHSFRTDGAQAPDGEGSGGCGSR
- a CDS encoding type I phosphomannose isomerase catalytic subunit, which encodes MSLPSSTAPTRPLVLQPRFSQRVWGGTRLLPESPTPIGEAWVVYEENQVQFGPHAGYTLGELSAAHPRELLGRRAQGTRFPLLIKLLDCAEWLSVQVHPDDAQAQRLAGEGQLGKTEAWHILEAVPGAELIAGVRPGTDAKALRTAILAGRIMDYAERHTVQAGDTVLMPAGTLHALGPGLLLYEVQQTSDLTYRVYDWDRPASAGRALHLPESAEVTTTTRVAPQPSTPGQPGEVQELTRCPYFVLERLVGEGTALQADTLGESFHALTVTAGELHLTAGGETLKLGPLESVVVPAAAGTYSLTGTFQALRSRLP
- a CDS encoding PrsW family intramembrane metalloprotease; translated protein: MLLALPLALSVLLTFGWLWVFVRRDRHPEPAWLLARTFGWGLVAWAVSAAFEGSFERLGLPVLLVLLLSAVIEESSKFLAASTATSERAFDEPMDGLVYAVTAALGFALLENITYTVSFGTSAAAWHALLTTLAHALFSAPQGYALGGRYLRGGRWWRSRGLLLSITLHAVFNGLLTGQANWIQLLALGITVLLMAVLASRYYLHFEAQARKNPQRP
- the ruvC gene encoding crossover junction endodeoxyribonuclease RuvC; translated protein: MIVLGVDPGLANLGLGLVEGDVRKAKHLYHVCVTTESAWLMPRRLQYLHEEVTRLLTEYRPDAVAIEDQILRRQADVAFKVGQAFGVVQLACAQAGVPLHAYGPMQVKQALVGTGRAEKEQIIYMVKASLGIRELFNNHAADALALALTHLAHQPMQLATTRRART
- the moaD gene encoding molybdopterin converting factor subunit 1, with product MQVNVVFFARLRRESGLETASLNMPEGSTVRELAAQVEQTYGLSLRGCMVAVNETYAAPDQVLQRGDEVAFLPPVAGGVDEDTRCVVLTSPLLLAEASTFLVRPEYGAQAYFVGTVRSPNGGKQVEFIEYEGFVPMAEKVMRGAAAQAREQHGELRVVIEHRVGRLLPGEASILIGVASPHRRAALEACDFLIEYLKVHLPIWKHEADEDGTHWVEGQTGHPTL